The following proteins are encoded in a genomic region of Gimesia algae:
- the istA gene encoding IS21 family transposase encodes MLTVDDYGRIRRAHRDGMSIREIARTFHHSRRKIREVLHGAGQPQQYSQRQTQAAPRLGPFHETIRQILADDESQPPKQRHTAQRIFERLRDEHGYLGGYDAVCRFVRKHRTNKRETFIPLDHQPGQRLEADFGKIYVDFPDGRRRVSVLILVWSYSNAPFVIALPTERTEAILEGMVQAFEYFDRVPKEVWWDNPKTVADAVLSGRSRKINQRYAALASHYVFEPLFCLPASGNEKPVVENRVKTLQRKWSTPVPKMEDFEELNNYLRQCCLQEQQRLSSGKTETIGTRLEQDKQNAAGLPRHRFDPCIRREVKVNKYQFARFENVDYSVPRQCAFQTVSVKGYVDRVEMVFKGTVVATHQRSYEKGCQILNPLHYLAALGRRPAALDHSNVYRQWKLPPVFDELRERLENRHGLCAGAKQYVRVLQLLSAHPVQRVQKTIEQLRGPEGADADRIIRRVKRSTAHARNQPDFSPATLSKEELSRPEVLSVQVPCPSLNHFDLFLSTSTQGDHRAPTNNTEEKRSESTAAEQSQAVKVTGHECGVREVGPRSGQLKSDVRAISAAVD; translated from the coding sequence ATGCTTACGGTGGACGATTACGGACGTATACGGCGTGCTCATCGCGACGGGATGAGCATCCGGGAAATCGCTCGGACATTTCATCATTCACGGCGAAAGATCCGCGAAGTATTACACGGTGCAGGGCAACCGCAACAATATTCGCAGCGCCAGACTCAGGCGGCTCCCCGACTGGGCCCCTTCCATGAGACCATCCGACAGATTCTCGCCGATGATGAATCGCAACCACCCAAACAGCGGCACACAGCACAACGAATCTTTGAGCGACTGCGGGACGAGCACGGCTATCTCGGCGGTTACGATGCAGTTTGTCGATTCGTGCGGAAGCACCGAACCAATAAACGTGAAACATTCATCCCGCTTGATCACCAACCGGGCCAACGGCTGGAAGCCGACTTCGGCAAGATTTATGTCGATTTTCCCGACGGACGACGACGGGTTTCAGTGTTGATTCTGGTCTGGTCGTATTCCAACGCCCCCTTTGTGATCGCTCTACCGACGGAACGGACCGAAGCGATTCTGGAAGGCATGGTGCAGGCGTTCGAGTATTTTGATCGCGTTCCCAAAGAAGTCTGGTGGGACAACCCGAAAACGGTAGCCGACGCGGTGCTCAGCGGGCGGAGTCGCAAAATCAACCAACGTTATGCAGCCCTGGCAAGTCATTATGTCTTTGAACCACTGTTCTGCCTGCCGGCCAGCGGGAACGAAAAACCGGTCGTTGAGAATCGCGTGAAGACGTTGCAGCGGAAATGGTCGACTCCGGTTCCCAAGATGGAAGATTTCGAGGAACTCAACAACTATCTTCGGCAATGCTGCCTCCAGGAACAGCAGCGTCTCAGTAGTGGTAAGACAGAAACCATCGGCACACGATTGGAACAGGACAAACAAAACGCCGCCGGGTTGCCCAGGCACCGCTTTGATCCGTGCATCCGCCGGGAAGTAAAGGTCAACAAGTATCAGTTCGCCCGGTTTGAGAACGTGGATTACAGCGTGCCGCGACAGTGTGCGTTTCAGACGGTGAGCGTCAAAGGTTACGTTGACCGTGTGGAAATGGTCTTTAAGGGAACTGTGGTGGCAACCCATCAAAGAAGCTATGAGAAAGGGTGTCAGATTCTTAACCCGTTGCATTACCTCGCAGCTTTGGGGCGGCGACCGGCTGCGTTAGATCATTCCAACGTCTACCGTCAGTGGAAGCTACCGCCGGTGTTTGACGAACTTCGCGAACGGCTGGAAAACCGGCATGGCTTATGTGCGGGAGCAAAACAATATGTACGAGTGCTACAGCTATTGTCCGCACATCCAGTCCAGCGCGTCCAGAAAACCATCGAACAGTTGCGTGGCCCCGAAGGAGCGGATGCCGACCGGATCATTCGCCGGGTCAAACGCAGTACCGCGCATGCCCGCAATCAGCCTGATTTCTCTCCGGCAACTCTGAGCAAAGAAGAATTGAGTCGTCCGGAGGTCTTGTCGGTACAGGTTCCCTGTCCGAGCCTGAACCATTTTGATTTGTTTCTTTCTACGTCAACACAAGGAGATCATCGTGCCCCCACAAACAATACAGAAGAAAAACGATCCGAATCTACTGCTGCAGAGCAATCTCAAGCAGTTAAGGTTACCGGCCATGAATGCGGAGTTCGAGAAGTTGGCCCACGAAGCGGCCAACTCAAATCAGACGTTCGAGCAATATCTGCTGCAGTTGACTGA
- the istB gene encoding IS21-like element helper ATPase IstB encodes MNAEFEKLAHEAANSNQTFEQYLLQLTELEVAARSTNALTSRIKQAQFPVEKGLEDYDFAAMKSVNKQKVLELARGEWVRQHTNLCLLGQPGTGKTHLAIALGLAACREGIRTKFFTAAALVNQLETAQQQYSLERLLNRLDKLDLLIVDELGYLSFSRAGAELLFQVFADRYERRSLLITSNLAFSDWGQIFQGERMTAALLDRLTHHCEIFEMNGESYRFKESMKQKKPPRKKA; translated from the coding sequence ATGAATGCGGAGTTCGAGAAGTTGGCCCACGAAGCGGCCAACTCAAATCAGACGTTCGAGCAATATCTGCTGCAGTTGACTGAACTGGAAGTGGCGGCACGGTCCACGAATGCGCTGACCAGCCGGATCAAACAGGCTCAGTTCCCAGTGGAAAAAGGGCTGGAAGATTACGACTTCGCGGCCATGAAATCAGTCAACAAACAGAAGGTGTTGGAGCTGGCCCGTGGTGAATGGGTCCGGCAACATACCAATCTCTGTCTGCTTGGTCAGCCGGGAACGGGCAAAACCCATCTGGCGATTGCACTGGGCCTGGCCGCCTGTCGTGAAGGAATCCGAACGAAATTCTTCACCGCTGCGGCACTCGTCAATCAACTGGAAACCGCGCAACAGCAATACAGTCTGGAGCGTCTCCTGAACAGGCTCGACAAGCTCGATCTGCTGATTGTCGACGAGCTGGGTTATCTGTCTTTCAGCCGTGCTGGTGCGGAACTACTGTTCCAGGTGTTTGCTGATCGTTATGAAAGACGAAGTCTGCTGATCACCAGCAACCTCGCCTTCAGCGACTGGGGCCAGATCTTTCAGGGCGAACGGATGACGGCAGCACTTTTGGATCGATTAACGCACCATTGTGAAATATTTGAGATGAATGGTGAAAGCTATCGGTTCAAAGAGTCGATGAAACAAAAGAAGCCACCTCGCAAAAAAGCCTGA
- a CDS encoding polymorphic toxin-type HINT domain-containing protein: MPLIQKRQPASFGFTRKLLIFSCFLFTGFCFWKAGTGLIGGVDTEILPSAQAAMSPSFSPPRVVTTPIQQMRPGMRIVGRNPLRIQTEPTIDPTPEGWRLISVRMLKEDGTYFEAELLRPLSWIYRHHAQPGAVIQLNMPEMYVVGAAEVLSISDCPPIDPGDGPVVISTFKNVSHNVLNLYVEGETEPIGVTAGHPIWSEDRQAFVHTDQLQPGERLRSAVGKTVRITSIEIRAGPEPVYNLEIAGEHVYSVTGSGLLVHNTGQCNPDLYVFDEGSRSARLVTSREINAPTRQNIPNSLLDDIVGDANRVASPGGAITDAQRTALRQNLPVVQRRSAFQNRVLRSEFTRDQSRHIADWERMTGRTWPEGATPHHVIPLESGGANAWWNLMPTHGRLPNHSLPGIPGPHAAGGVLRDTIQQGRRALPPGTTTDLRRPQ; encoded by the coding sequence ATGCCATTAATCCAAAAAAGACAACCCGCCAGCTTTGGTTTCACTCGCAAACTATTGATCTTCAGCTGCTTCCTGTTCACCGGTTTCTGCTTCTGGAAAGCGGGGACGGGGTTGATTGGTGGTGTGGATACTGAGATTCTGCCCTCGGCACAGGCGGCAATGAGTCCTTCCTTCTCACCGCCGCGGGTGGTGACGACGCCGATTCAACAGATGCGACCGGGGATGCGGATTGTCGGTCGGAATCCGCTGCGCATTCAAACAGAACCGACAATCGATCCGACGCCGGAAGGGTGGCGGCTGATTTCGGTACGCATGCTGAAAGAAGATGGCACTTACTTCGAAGCAGAACTGCTGCGTCCCTTAAGCTGGATTTATCGACACCACGCGCAGCCAGGGGCGGTCATTCAGCTCAACATGCCGGAAATGTATGTGGTGGGGGCGGCGGAAGTGCTCTCGATATCGGACTGTCCGCCCATCGATCCGGGTGACGGACCGGTGGTCATCTCCACATTTAAAAACGTTTCGCACAACGTCCTGAATCTTTATGTGGAAGGGGAAACCGAGCCGATCGGCGTGACCGCCGGACATCCGATCTGGAGCGAAGACCGCCAGGCGTTTGTGCATACGGACCAGTTACAGCCCGGCGAACGTTTGCGTTCTGCGGTCGGTAAGACAGTCCGCATCACCTCAATCGAAATCCGTGCGGGACCGGAACCGGTTTACAACCTGGAAATTGCCGGCGAACACGTCTACAGCGTTACTGGTTCCGGTTTGCTGGTGCACAATACGGGGCAGTGCAATCCTGATTTGTATGTGTTCGATGAGGGTAGCAGAAGTGCCAGGTTAGTAACCTCAAGGGAGATAAATGCCCCAACAAGGCAAAACATTCCGAATAGCCTCCTCGACGACATTGTTGGCGATGCCAACCGTGTAGCTTCGCCGGGAGGGGCAATCACAGATGCCCAGCGCACGGCACTCCGTCAGAATCTTCCCGTTGTTCAACGTCGGTCGGCATTTCAGAACCGTGTGCTTCGCAGCGAGTTCACACGAGATCAATCTCGCCACATTGCGGACTGGGAGCGAATGACAGGACGGACGTGGCCGGAAGGGGCGACTCCTCACCATGTCATTCCGCTTGAAAGCGGCGGTGCGAATGCGTGGTGGAACCTGATGCCAACTCACGGCAGGCTCCCCAATCACTCGTTGCCGGGTATTCCTGGGCCACACGCCGCTGGCGGTGTACTGCGTGACACAATTCAGCAAGGTCGGCGTGCGTTACCTCCGGGGACAACCACTGACTTGAGGAGACCACAGTGA